The DNA sequence agcGTAGAGCAGTGCAAAGTGTGCACCGCGGACGTCTGACATGCCATACATCCAGAGCTCTCTACAGACTGGAATGATGTCAGCAAGGCTGACTCGTCAGCCGTCCccccaaacagcagctgctgtgagctgaacaaacccagctgTTTCCTGCTGTAGAAAAGAAATTGCACGTGGGGAAAACCCTTGTGGGCAAATTTAAACTTCCTTGCTGTATAAAACTATCCTAATGCACTGGGGCTAGAAAAGCCTTAAAGATTACAGAGGTCTTGGTGTGGTTTAAATGAGCTGGCAGTGCTCGGCATTGCCTGTTGTTATGGCAGGGACCAGTGGgagtgctggagcaggtgaCTGTGAGTCACGGTTGATAGTGGAAGTCTGGTTTCACTTGGGTTATGGTGCATTGAGAAAGGCATTTCAAGGGAGGAGCGAGTAAGTCCTCGTCATGGGGTGGGACGGCTGTGGAGGTGGCAGGGCGAGCTATTGTAATGTCAAAGGTAAATGTCCCAAGTGAGTAACTGAGGaagttatttcagaataaagtgctctgaaatgctgtttcagtGCAATGGCTGTAAATAGGTGATGTCATGTTTTACCTGGCTGGTCTGGTCTCTGACTTGAAGTGTACTGTTTAATGAACAACTTAAACGTGTTTTCCTGTTTGGTAAATTACCTAATTTGTGGCTCAGTGCAGTACGCttactgctgctgaaagagATGGTGACCTAGgctttaaagcaaagaaatgtaaacacaAGCAGCAATTTTAGCATTACTGGTAGCTACCTTACTAGGCGTCCTAGATGTACAGGCACAGCTGTTGCCTTTTTGTAGCCTGCTTGTGATGTTTATAGGATAGGATAACAAATGCGTCAACAGATTTCCTAATGTGTTCAGATTGCTGTCAGAGCTCTAAGATGCATGGCTGGgctttagaggaaaaaaaaaccccaaacagttcTGGAATAATTTATATACTTGAAATATTAAAGAAGCCTCAAGTACCTTATAATGTTTAGCTTTATGTGCTTCCACTTAACTGTTAAGCATCTTAGTACTTGCTGCATCTTCCTCTTGGGATATCAGAAGGTGGCATGAAAGAAGCCTATAAAGCTTTGTACTTCCATTTTGTTTGAGAAAGACTGATATTATTATTTGGAAGCTTTCATCAACAGTATTTTAAGAGTAtggttttttaattgttatttttacagcacATACTTTGTCAGTAACAGTTTAATGCAATCATTCTAAGTCACTATGAAGGCTTGTTCTACTGTCGTCTTAGAGCTTTCAGCTTAAGCAGGACTTGagctttacaaaaagaaaaaattctcttGCTGACTTAAGTATTCTCTCCCCAAAAGTCAGATGACAGAGCTGTCAGGGACCCCAGAATCGCTCCCATGAcccagggctgggaggctgCTCTGTAAAGGAGCTGCATGAGCAATTTAAACCCGAGATCATACTGTGGCTTGAAAGGGCAGCCCTGCCTCCTGGTTTGTACCTGGGCATGGTCAGCCAAGCCACTTTGCTATTACACTGTTAATTTGGCTTGTTCctcagtggctttttttttttcggaTGGGGAGGTTCCAGGCAGGCCAGCAAACTGCACTTTCATTTCTCTGAGAGTCTGGGTGTGTAAGTGAAAGTAAGTGGTAGAGTAAGACTTGCAGTTCCTCTTCAGGGATATTTGATTTGTTGTGTTAATCAGTCTGAAGTAGGTTTGATATTAAATGGAGCCAGTTTGGGATCTGAACTTACTTTTTATGGCCTTACATTTTAGAACTCAGATTGTAAGCGGCATAATAATTGTAAAGCAGCTTAGTAGGTCTCCTTATTGTGAGAATTTCAAGGGCTTActtaaatgacattttccaaGTTTTAATACCACTGATGGGGAAACACAGTATACGCTAGGTTTGGTAGCACTTCAAACAGGAGAGCAAAATACTATGATGAAAGGATAGATCCTGTTCTTGAGCCCTTAACTTGCGCTGCAGAACACCTGTTTAATTTGAAGTTTGCTGCAAAGGAACTCAACAGGAACTCAAAAAAATGcgacaaagaagaaaaggctgagaaagctAAAATTAAGAAGGTAAGCAGTGGCTCTGAAACAAGCTCTTTGGGTCTGTTGTTTACATATTGTAGCAGGAAGATATCTGGTGGTTTTGCCATTTTCCTGGTATGCATGCTAGTAATACCGTGATAGATGCTTGTGATTTAAAACACATGACTGTAAATCTTCCCATACTTATTAATAAATGTGAGGATACGTTCTTGTGTATCCTTTTGTACAGCTTGTGGCATTTGCTTCCTGAGAAGCTTGTCTAGTATGTATTTTGTTAGAGACTGTTGTtctcaaagttaaaaatatttaatcttaaTGTTTATCATCTTGTATTAAAAGAACTTATGAAGAGGAACTTGAAAATAGTttttgggtccttgaagtaGTAAAGAGAGACTAAATTTATTTGACTGTATTTTTGTCCACGAGATACAGCCATACCAACTGTATCTTTTGGAGTCTTgatactgaaaatgtttttaggaATGAGAAAAGTATGTTTCTATAGCTCTGTAAAACCTTCTGCTCAAAGTGCATGCTAGATACCTTCCTTGGAAAGAAGTTAGGGGTTCACATAATGAAAAAGTTTGGGAACTattggaggaggagggagggttttattttatcttttaatagaaaagataTTGTGATGAATTGATGCTtatttcaaaaatgaaataggCTATTCAGAAATCATGTTTACAAGAGCAGGGAAggttaaaatgctttttctttttcctttttttttcttttcttttttcaacagGCAATTCAGAAGGGTAACATGGAAGTTGCACGAATACATGCGGAAAATGCAATCCGCCAGAAGAATCAAGCCATCAATTTCTTGCGCATGAGTGCCCGGGTAGATGCTGTAGCAGCAAGAGTTCAGACTGCAGTGACAATGGGCAAGGTAAGTCTGTTTTCACAAATCTGTTGCAAGGATGAGACCTCTGATCTTCTAAGAAGTGACTTAATTCTATCTATAATGAGctgaaaagtttcagttttGGTTTCAGATGTAGCCAACAGTAAATCAGGTACTCGAatacacacccacacacacaccccccccccccgcccggccctgGCAGCTGCTCTAAATAGATTGCTATCCACTATGTTTTGTAGCTAGTAACTTCTGTGAGCTGTGATTACTCATGCTCGTAAGGATACAGTGTGTTTTACTGGTTACACTTAAGACTATTATGTATTTTGAAGGGGAGCAGTATCTTTGCAAAAAGTCATGGTGTAGGACTTGTGATTCCAGAAATCTTTTTTAGCTCAGGTAGTTTTTTAAGGTATGCTACTGTACTGCTCTTCAGCCAGAGAGTTTATTCTGCCACATGATCTGTATGCCAAATATATCCCTTAACACTTCACAGGTCTCAAGACCCACAACAGTTAATGCCATATATACCTCGGTTTGTAGCAAATTTCAGCTCAGAATGCATATTTCAAGTGGTTGAGTTAATTTATAGAATTCGAAGTGATAGGAGCTATAAAAAAGGTGTTCTAGATGGCAATCGTGTGTGCCCTACTATTTGATACTGTAGAAACTCTGTGGATAGACATAAGAGAGCTTGGTAAGAAactgctcatttttctttctttgtaataGTTTCCTTTACCTCATTTCAGGTAACAAAGTCGATGGCAGGGGTAGTTAAGTCTATGGATGCCACGCTCAAGAGCATGAACTTGGAAAAGGTAAATAGACTTACTTTTCTTGGAGCTGCACACCAAAAAGCAGAGAGGGCAATGGACACAagttttaaaaagggaaattcCAATCGAGAGAAAAGGTTTTGCAGTGAGGTTGGTAGATCCTGGAACCTGGGCAGGGCCCTGACCAACGTGCTTGAACTGTGTTAGATCAACTTCAGAGTTgatgctgggaggggagggggacaaGCTTCTGATCTCCAGAAGCTGCTTGCCCTTGTAGTGTGATTCTTTCTTTGCCAGTTGAGATATATTTCTCATTCCATTATCTGCAGATCATTGATttgattcaattttttttatagatatCTGCACTAATGGATAAATTTGAGCATCAGTTTGAAACACTAGATGTTCAGACACAACAGATGGAAGACACAATGAGCAACACTACTACGCTAACAACACCACAAGTAAGAATAgtacatctttttttaaaaagggtgaTCTTAAATTATGTGTCTAAACTGCATGGAAATGTCTGattctcttctttctgcttaCTTTGAGACATAGCAGGAACTGAAGCCTTTTTACTTTTCCAAGAGACTTTCAAATGACAGTCAAAAGCACGGAGGATCcatgtatatgtattttagtCTATTTCACTGTTATAGCAGGCTTTATTTTATGTTGTATGTTGAAAACTTTAATCCTCTTACTGAATAAGCAACGTTTTGATGAGTTCTCAGTGAACTTCTGAACCAGAACACACTGCAGCATTAATTATCAAAGCAGAATATGCTGTGAGAAAATCAATAGTTCTAACTCACTGATACTAACAAAAAGACGTTAGTCACCACCAAATTAGTAGTAGTATATGGAATGGAAAGGTTGTTAATTACCTACTTTAAATTTATGGGTGTGTTtactaaaataaatcttttaaacaGTGCTTGACATAGTTAAGAATTCCTAGCACCTATCCCCTTGTGCTATTCCACAAGGAGCTATTCCAACAGAAGTTTTGTCACAGAGAGAAAGTTACTGGAGATAGTGCTTtgtgaataaaataaacaaacaaacctaaaGCCAAATCCAATAAACCAAATCTATATGGAGATGGGCTTCTTCCCATGTTGTGCAAAGCAGTGTTTTAGTAGCTAATAGTCAACACTTGAATATTTCAAGtatatgtttggggttttttacagaTAAGTTTTAATTCTTCAGAAGCATTATTTCAGAAGCTAGAGTTCGATTAATGGGATTTTAACAGGCTGAGCACCTCTACTCGTTAGTTTTGAGTTCATACAGGGCCCTCTGGTGGTTAAGCACAAAAATGTTCTGTAAAAGCCATTTACctttaaatcagttttgttaaaataatttctgttctcaCGATTTAACAGAAAAGGTTGTCAAACTACAACATGCAACaatcaattttgttttctttactctAGAACCAAGTGGATATGCTTCTACAGGAAATGGCAGATGAAGCAGGGTAGGTAAAATTTTGAGTGACTATTTCTTGAATAAATCTTGGTTCCAATAACCCTTCCTGGTCAACCTGAAGGTCAGATACCCTTGTTTTATATGTGTGTCTCTTGGAAGCAGAGCAGAATCGCCATTTTCCTTTCACCTGTGGACATTATTCTTGTAATAGTTTAGTTGCCagtatttcattctgttttcactCAAAGCTACTGTGAATGTCAGGATGCAAGGATGATTGTGCACAAGCCTAAAATCATATGTCACTTGTCATGTCAGGGtagcattttattatttacttgGATTGGCTTTAGCATTAGCAGTCCTTGCCATGTTTCTgcacacttttcctttttttctctcttaccaCATTAAAACTTCCTGTACTTCTGCTCTCACAAGCTAGACATTGCAAAACAGGTTGTCATGACATATTTAAGCCTTTGGGGATatactgaattatttcagaGAATTTTACTTGCCTTCTTGGTGACGCGTAAGTTGGAAGCGTCGCTCTGTTGGCTTGAGGATAAATACTTTTAACAAATTTTTTagtaaaactcttttttttcatgagtgAACTTTTTGTCATTCATATGTATGCCATGTCTGATATACCTCTGTTAAACAGCAATCTTGCTCAGTCCTAGTTAAGCAGAATTCGTTTAGCTATTGCTAATTATAATATATGACTTGTCGTCTTGGTAATGAGTCAAATTTACTGATCAGGTTGTCTTAACTAGCTGGAGTACAGCATTCATGGGATGCTGGTGGCCTCATGCTACCTCAGTATTCCCCTGCTTGTCAATTATTATGCTTCTTCCTTTAGCCATGTATGCCTgacttgggtttggttttgttttgttttctcctattAGTCTTGATCTGAACATGGAACTACCTCAAGGACAGACAGGTTCTGTTGGTACAAGTGTTGCCTCAGCAGAACAGGTAAACATTAGATTCAgttaaaatcagtgttttctagAGTAAAGTGGTGTGAGAATTAATGCTTCGCTTGGTCAAAACAGACTTGCTAAATTGTAATTAGATATAAGATATCCAAAAGAAATAGTGTGTAGTTAAAACAGTCTTgcaaccaaaataattttaacaataCATTTGTCTGCTTGGTAAATCCAGAAAGTTTAGCTGTTTGAGGTGCATTTTTGCATGGTTATTTCACGGAGTTCCAAACAGTTGGCTGTCCTACCTACTCCAAATTTAATGAATCCAGCTATCTCCCATAGCATACACGAGGCCTTTGGggtcttgttttccttccctttaatAACGAAAGGTCTTACAGGACTAGTACAAAGAATTCCACATTTGCTCTAGATGAATGGCTTAGAATTTGTTATGTATGAGCGGATCCTGATGTCAAGGTTGCACAAATCTTCTGATgagttgctttttcctttatagGGGAATATATCTGAGGGAATGGAAAAAGTACAGTTTATTCCTGTCATCCCATCTTTGCAGAGAAGGCTTTAGGAAGCCTTATCTTAACTGACCAATCTTTGGGAAACCCCAAGTATTCCCCATTCTTTGAAAAGTCCAGTTTCACCTTGTACTAGGCCCCCTAAACAGACTTACTGCTATCTCGCTATAGTAGTTCAGTCGGATACCAGCCTTGGTCAGTCAAGGCTGCACCCAAATAAGGATGCAGTTCTGTAAGAGCTAATTTGCACTTGCAAAGAtgatatattaagaaaaaaacaaaccaaccctaTCTCTACTTGCCGTGTTCTTAAACTCCTTCCTAGGTATCCACTGCTGGAGATAAGATAGCTGTATGGACTGTGGTCTCACCTGGTACAGCCATTCTTGAGGTCTTAAGCAGATCTTGTTAAGACTTGCACATGACATGATTTCATATCATCTGGACACGAGATTGCTTCACCATTACAGAACTTTgcaaaagttaattttcatattACTGACAGGtggtttctttgtgttttacaATTCTGCAGGATGAGCTGTCACAGAGACTGGCCCGCCTACGTGATCAAGTTTAAGTTAAACAAAGCTGCAGTTCTTTGTACATGCTTTCAGAATACCCTTTCTGTAACTAACCCTTCACTGCACTAGAAAGGTGTATACAGTATGGCTTAGGTGTTTGAATATTTGTAATATAGGGTACTTCGCTCCTAGCTTGCTACTctttctaaaatacattaaGTAACCCCAAAATTTCTGCTCTctaatgtctttttctgtacattttgaAGTTGATATATTTTTTGCAAGCTTTTTTCACAAAATCAAGTTGATATTCTAAGTCAGCTAGTAATGTTGGTACATTCTAGCTAAAAGAAAAGTGGAGTGTCAttgatatatattttaaattatgaagtgatttttttaaattatgcgAACTGTTCATGGTTGAAGAACTGATGTAGTCAGTTCAGATGATTGTTGCAGATAACTTTCTTACACAGCCAAACTCCTGGAACACGCAAAATTGGGCAGTGTGGACTTCATGGAAAATATGCATGTTAAAACAAAGTAGTGGACTTCAGTCTGAgttttttagtcttttaaagCTAGGGTAATTGTGCTGAAATTAGGGGTTTAGTTCAAAAATGAGTTaccaaaagctgttttcataTAATTGGGAACTTGTACGGTGTCATCACTTTAGTAcaggaggaataaaaaatatttttcaactttttgtcAGTTCTGTTGAATGTTGCAGCTTGCTCGTTGTTTAATGTCAAGTGCTGTAGcttctccattttcctttcttctcagtATCCTGGTGTGCAGCCAGTTATGCCACTCACAGCTCTATTCTACCAACATAACATCTAGTTCCTGTTAATAGGGGATTCACGCTATCCATTTTTATAGATTCAAGCTGAGAAGCCTTACATGAAGTAACTGAAGCCTGCTTTTCTCCATGCCTTCTTactctgtctttgcttttaatctAGTCACCTTTTTATACGTAAGGACAAGTCTCGTGATTATATTCCACACTTCAGTGTTCTTCCATATATGAAAGACACAGAAGTGCTCTTCCTCGGGTTCAGGTCTTCACAGTCCTCCTTTCGTGAGTCAAGGTCCCAGCCCTGTCTTCTCTGGACACTCCCTTAGAtcagcttttcctcctctgcaccTCACAGTGGGTGAGAAGTGGATGAGTAGCATAGGCCAGCTTGGTCAAAGGGAGTTATGTTGGATTAAGaacagctgctttattttttaaggtatAATGTTGCTCTCTGCAGGTAAAATAACATGATTTGTAATATTGCAGTTGTATGGAGAAGCTAGTTTGTTTTAGTGATCCCTTTATATTTCTGCACAGTAAGAGAATTTACTGGCTGCTTTCAGTAGCTTCAAACTCTTGCTGCAGTTGTAAAGTAAAGAAATGGTTATAGAAATCTGTAGCT is a window from the Buteo buteo chromosome 22, bButBut1.hap1.1, whole genome shotgun sequence genome containing:
- the CHMP1B gene encoding charged multivesicular body protein 1b, producing MSNMEKHLFNLKFAAKELNRNSKKCDKEEKAEKAKIKKAIQKGNMEVARIHAENAIRQKNQAINFLRMSARVDAVAARVQTAVTMGKVTKSMAGVVKSMDATLKSMNLEKISALMDKFEHQFETLDVQTQQMEDTMSNTTTLTTPQNQVDMLLQEMADEAGLDLNMELPQGQTGSVGTSVASAEQDELSQRLARLRDQV